A section of the Acanthochromis polyacanthus isolate Apoly-LR-REF ecotype Palm Island chromosome 13, KAUST_Apoly_ChrSc, whole genome shotgun sequence genome encodes:
- the LOC127536693 gene encoding caspase recruitment domain-containing protein 18-like yields MAAQQLDCVRKVFVENVIDPVISQLLDDLLQDRVFNRGEKDYIIQKYPVTADKARELVDAVIKKGDVASRKMITRLQERDPELYSKMDESCSQPPQPAAQAKMETE; encoded by the exons ATGGCAG CTCAGCAGCTTGACTGTGTGAGGAAAGTGTTTGTTGAAAACGTGATTGACCCAGTTATCAGTCAGCTCCTGGATGACCTTTTACAAGATCGTGTCTTCAATCGTGGGGAGAAAGATTACATAATTCAGAAGTATCCCGTCACAGCAGACAAGGCACGCGAGCTTGTAGATGCAGTGATCAAGAAAGGGGATGTAGCCAGCAGGAAGATGATTACTCGCCTTCAAGAGAGAGACCCTGAACTTTACTCTAAGATGGATGAGTCCTGTAGTCAGCCTCCTCAGCCAG cTGCACAGGCAAAGATGGAGACGGAGTGA
- the LOC127536896 gene encoding caspase a-like, whose amino-acid sequence MAAKELFDMRPGFVEKATREIISLLLDLLLKDGVLHHMEKDSILEENQSRANKARALADAMIRKGEKACSKMIDHFKRNDPELYSELRQSCSQEEEPAAQAKMETESSTTLVHATDGFWNEKQKDPDIYPVHKKSIEKCVALLITNIEFTDKNANRRGAERDEENMEKLLSDLKYEVVKYRNLTAKAIDNALIQFSRHPKLRETDSVVVVIMSHGELGAVLGVNYKEENPTDVFPIDNIYQHLGSEKCPALLNKPKIIIIQACRGGGKGAVLVSDSANQGLVCDDVSQPGAEGGMEEDNLRYVHKEKDFISLLSCTPGTVALRNTGSGSYLIQYIVEVFNTFACQDDIEKLFKRVTRRVAEHRSIWQMPTKDRTTLIKDFYFFPGH is encoded by the exons ATGGCAG CTAAGGAGCTCTTTGATATGAGGCCTGGCTTTGTTGAAAAGGCGACCAGAGAAATTATCAGTCTGCTCCTGGATTTGCTTTTAAAAGATGGTGTCTTGCATCACATGGAGAAAGACTCTATACTTGAGGAGAACCAAAGCAGAGCAAACAAGGCCCGCGCTCTTGCAGATGCAATGATTAGGAAAGGGGAAAAAGCCTGCAGCAAGATGATTGATCACTTTAAACGTAATGACCCAGAACTTTACTCTGAGCTGCGTCAGTCCTGTAGTCAGGAGGAGGAGCCAG cTGCACAGGCAAAGATGGAGACGGAGTCGTCAACCACACTTGTCCATGCCACTGATGGATTCTGGAATGAGAAACAGAAGGATCCAGAT atttaccctgtgcACAAAAAATCCATTGAAAAATGTGTGGCTCTGCTGATCACCAATATAGAGTTTACAGATAAGAATGCAAACCGACGTGGTGCTGAGCGAGacgaggagaacatggagaaacTGCTTTCAGATTTGAAATATGAGGTGGTGAAATACAGAAATCTCACTGCAAAG GCGATTGACAATGCCCTGATCCAGTTCTCTAGACATCCAAAactcagagagacagacagtgtGGTGGTGGTTATCATGTCTCATGGAGAACTGGGAGCAGTTCTTGGTGTCAACTATAAAGAGGAGAATCCAACAGATGTGTTCCCCATTGACAACATTTACCAACACTTGGGTTCAGAGAAATGTCCAGCGCTGCTGAACAAACCCAAAATTATCATCATCCAGGCCTGCAGAGGAG GTGGGAAAGGAGCTGTGCTTGTGAGTGATAGCGCAAACCAAGGTCTGGTCTGTGATGATGTGTCACAACCAGGTGCTGAAGGTGGCATGGAGGAAGATAATTTGCGATAtgtacacaaagaaaaagactTCATTTCTCTACTCTCCTGTACTCCtg GTACTGTGGCACTCAGAAACACAGGTTCTGGGTCTTACCTCATCCAGTACATTGTTGAGGTATTTAACACCTTCGCATGTCAGGATGACATCGAGAAGCTTTTCAAAAGA GTCACGCGACGCGTTGCAGAACATCGAAGCATATGGCAGATGCCAACCAAAGACAGAACCACTCTGATAAAGGACTTCTACTTCTTTCCAGGCCACTGA